A window from Tenacibaculum singaporense encodes these proteins:
- a CDS encoding PIG-L deacetylase family protein has protein sequence MNVLVIAPHADDEILGCGATIAKHISEGDTVKVVVVTRGIKELYSDDVIEGIRKEAKEAHKYLKIEETIFYDFPAPMLDQTPSYLISNEISKIIKSYEPEIVYLPHRGDLHKDHRMVFESSLVAIKPVNGCSVKEIYSYETLSETEWAAPFGDDAFIPNVFVDVSEFMEQKVEAMKKFESQLKEFPHSRSIEAINALAKFRGSTVGANAAESFMLIRNIK, from the coding sequence ATGAATGTACTAGTAATAGCACCTCATGCTGACGATGAAATATTGGGATGTGGAGCTACAATAGCAAAGCATATATCAGAGGGAGATACTGTAAAAGTAGTTGTAGTAACTAGAGGTATTAAAGAATTGTACTCTGATGATGTAATAGAAGGTATTAGGAAAGAAGCAAAAGAAGCACATAAATATCTAAAAATAGAAGAGACAATATTTTATGATTTTCCTGCTCCTATGTTGGATCAAACTCCATCATATTTAATTTCCAATGAGATAAGTAAAATAATCAAATCTTATGAACCAGAGATAGTTTATCTACCTCATAGAGGTGATTTACATAAGGATCATAGAATGGTGTTTGAATCTTCTTTAGTGGCAATTAAACCTGTTAATGGATGTTCAGTTAAAGAAATCTATAGTTATGAAACTTTATCTGAGACTGAGTGGGCGGCACCTTTTGGAGATGATGCTTTTATACCTAATGTTTTTGTAGACGTTAGTGAATTTATGGAACAGAAGGTTGAAGCAATGAAGAAGTTTGAAAGTCAGCTAAAAGAGTTTCCTCATTCTAGATCTATTGAAGCTATTAATGCTTTAGCAAAGTTCAGAGGCTCTACTGTTGGTGCAAATGCTGCTGAATCATTCATGTTAATAAGAAATATAAAATAG
- a CDS encoding TauD/TfdA family dioxygenase, whose translation MKFITEVKLRTNDAELAALEVKKALKEYKVIKVIPEWYLGDLREFYDVLTDNVGESINIGEDFKNEGAQTHEKWLEIRYDHDIPDLSAYRHSKNAQPLHTDESYIANPADIMLFYSVNKAIKGGATTFIDGPVLLKYMEENCPDLLNRLTTTDVRYKKAGEERTEKIIDIKEDGLIHFNYNYYCVDKDETEENKALNKEFFDFLQNYIANSHMIEQVTLNPGEAVLWWDELVLHGRTSYEVAKTNDRFIWKTGLKWKN comes from the coding sequence ATGAAATTTATAACTGAAGTTAAATTAAGAACTAATGATGCTGAATTAGCAGCTTTAGAGGTGAAAAAGGCGCTAAAAGAGTATAAAGTAATTAAAGTAATACCTGAGTGGTATTTAGGAGACTTAAGAGAGTTTTATGATGTTTTAACTGATAATGTAGGTGAATCAATTAATATTGGAGAAGATTTTAAAAATGAAGGGGCTCAAACTCACGAGAAATGGTTAGAAATAAGATATGACCATGACATTCCTGATTTATCTGCTTATAGACATAGTAAGAATGCTCAACCACTTCATACCGATGAATCTTACATTGCTAATCCAGCTGATATAATGTTGTTTTATAGTGTTAATAAAGCTATTAAAGGTGGAGCTACTACATTTATTGACGGACCAGTTTTATTAAAATATATGGAGGAAAACTGCCCTGATTTATTAAATCGTCTTACAACTACAGATGTTAGATATAAGAAAGCAGGAGAAGAAAGAACTGAAAAAATAATTGATATTAAAGAGGATGGATTAATTCACTTTAATTATAACTACTATTGTGTAGATAAAGACGAAACAGAAGAGAATAAAGCTTTAAACAAAGAATTTTTTGACTTCTTACAAAATTATATAGCAAATTCTCACATGATTGAACAAGTTACGTTAAATCCTGGAGAAGCAGTTTTATGGTGGGATGAACTAGTTTTACATGGTCGAACTTCATATGAAGTAGCTAAAACAAATGATAGATTTATCTGGAAAACAGGCCTAAAGTGGAAGAACTAA
- a CDS encoding aldo/keto reductase, protein MEELKQNLSLSPITLGTMRFADKKLSVIDVLRLIEEGYSIGIDTHHSSYEYSSYDLYSSAISKASCKKSIKHIVKISSPHFEETKFSHLNLETKIDNELRKLDIDSIDVLQWLVRSKPINDKDRLHTLISQKDEILNSLYKLKKKGKIKSVFSFPYSPVFAQEVIKLPHLDGVISYLNKEEKEYENFAKTVPFIAIRPFFAGKLIKSSKTQDVIKGCLSHVLKYQNVLSTVVGINSVNQLEVYKEFLK, encoded by the coding sequence GTGGAAGAACTAAAACAAAACTTATCTTTAAGTCCTATTACACTAGGAACTATGCGTTTTGCTGATAAAAAGTTATCAGTTATTGATGTTTTAAGATTGATTGAAGAAGGTTATTCTATTGGAATAGATACTCATCATTCATCTTATGAGTATAGTTCCTATGATTTATATTCAAGTGCGATCTCAAAGGCTTCTTGTAAAAAGAGCATTAAGCATATTGTTAAAATATCATCACCTCATTTTGAGGAAACTAAGTTTTCACATCTCAATTTAGAAACCAAGATTGATAACGAATTAAGAAAACTAGATATAGATAGTATTGATGTTTTACAATGGTTAGTAAGATCAAAGCCGATTAATGATAAAGATAGGTTACATACTCTAATATCTCAAAAAGATGAGATTTTAAATTCCCTTTATAAATTAAAGAAAAAAGGTAAAATTAAAAGTGTTTTTAGTTTTCCATATTCACCTGTCTTTGCACAAGAAGTAATTAAGTTACCACATCTTGATGGTGTAATCTCTTACTTAAACAAAGAAGAGAAAGAGTATGAAAATTTTGCTAAAACAGTTCCTTTTATAGCTATTAGACCTTTTTTTGCTGGTAAGTTAATAAAAAGTTCTAAAACACAAGACGTGATTAAAGGGTGTTTATCACATGTATTAAAATATCAAAATGTATTATCGACAGTT